In a single window of the Amycolatopsis sp. cg5 genome:
- a CDS encoding ABC transporter permease → MNLVIYVLRRLAISIPTLLVGTFLCFVMVAATGDPLAELRGRPGISADSIASIAAELGLDKPIIARYWDWLIHFVQGDWGRSVAQGAAQELVFPKIMNAFGVTFSLVVGAEILALIIGVGVGVIAAVKQYSIVDYIATTLAFLLFSMPIFCIAIVLKQYAIDFNIVVKDLGLSEWLGNPWIRTTSPENLQADGFGDFLVRYVGAYLLPTLSIMAISFAAYSRFQRASMLETLNADYVRTARAKGIPGSRVIFKHAFRNALIPVTTLFSVNFAQVLTGAIITERVFAWNGMGTVLVDAVDRNDPNVLMGWLVVIATTVVVANLIADLVYGILDPRIRVG, encoded by the coding sequence TTGAACCTGGTTATTTACGTACTTCGCCGCTTGGCGATTTCGATCCCGACCCTGCTGGTCGGGACCTTCCTGTGTTTCGTGATGGTCGCCGCCACGGGTGACCCGCTCGCGGAACTCCGTGGCAGACCCGGCATCAGCGCCGACTCGATCGCCAGTATCGCGGCCGAGCTGGGACTCGACAAGCCAATTATCGCCCGGTACTGGGACTGGCTGATCCACTTCGTCCAGGGTGACTGGGGCCGCTCCGTCGCGCAGGGCGCGGCGCAGGAGCTGGTCTTCCCCAAGATCATGAACGCCTTCGGTGTCACGTTCAGCCTGGTGGTCGGCGCCGAGATCCTGGCACTGATCATCGGTGTCGGCGTCGGTGTCATCGCCGCAGTCAAGCAGTACTCGATCGTCGACTACATCGCGACCACGCTGGCCTTCCTGCTGTTCTCGATGCCGATCTTCTGCATCGCGATCGTGCTGAAGCAGTACGCCATCGACTTCAACATCGTGGTCAAGGACCTCGGGTTGTCCGAATGGCTCGGCAACCCCTGGATCCGCACGACCAGCCCGGAGAACCTGCAAGCCGACGGCTTCGGTGACTTCCTGGTGCGCTACGTCGGCGCCTACCTGCTGCCGACGCTGTCGATCATGGCGATCAGCTTCGCCGCCTACAGCCGGTTCCAGCGCGCTTCGATGCTGGAGACGCTGAACGCCGACTACGTGCGCACCGCGCGCGCCAAGGGCATCCCCGGCTCGCGGGTCATCTTCAAGCACGCCTTCCGCAACGCGCTGATCCCGGTGACCACGCTGTTCTCGGTCAACTTCGCGCAGGTGCTCACCGGCGCGATCATCACCGAGCGGGTGTTCGCCTGGAACGGCATGGGCACGGTGCTGGTCGACGCGGTCGACCGCAACGACCCGAACGTGCTGATGGGCTGGCTCGTCGTCATCGCCACGACCGTCGTGGTGGCCAATCTGATCGCCGACCTGGTGTACGGCATCCTGGACCCGAGGATTCGCGTTGGCTGA
- a CDS encoding ABC transporter family substrate-binding protein yields MRRKAVSAWSMVAAAALVLSACSGGGSGDNGAAGQNNSTDVNTMKTGKAQSGDNYKLANAPESDQVTVGIDDSFTAYNQNTPDANTSYNSYVLITTLATPFVLDGDNKVLLNQDVMESVTVTQNPQVVTWKVKPNIKWSDGATWGCKDFYLAWLAQSGKPKGADGKNAFDPASTSGYSLITDATCKDETTFVATFEKPYLDYKGLFTTAWLMPAHIVEKQTGVADITKVKPTDAADITKVAEFWNKGWAADFKPEISPASGPYKITSVDKSKETVTLEKNPSWAGAKGGPKKILVRAIKDRNAMAAALQNGEIDVAASTQPDATAASTLKGLASQGVVYGSASQLSFEHLDLNYKRIFADESARKAFMAAIDRNAIVEKLVKPVQADAKPLNSLQFYPNEAGYVDLYSDKAGLGAEKAAQILTSAGWAKGADGIFAKDGKRFSVTITHNTNARRSQTVEIIQSQAKAAGIEVKDETDPAFLKGRVSDGGYDVALFAWSAAPFKAEGSTIYITADKGGEQNWQGLSDPKIDEALQRGVSATEESAATKAYQDADKAIADQYASLPLFAVPSMWAFRGIDRVWMQSYFGAMWNVGEWAKNK; encoded by the coding sequence ATGAGGAGAAAAGCAGTCTCCGCCTGGTCCATGGTGGCGGCAGCCGCGCTCGTTCTGAGCGCCTGCAGCGGTGGTGGAAGCGGCGATAACGGTGCCGCCGGTCAGAACAACAGCACCGACGTCAACACCATGAAGACCGGCAAGGCCCAGAGCGGTGACAACTACAAGTTGGCCAACGCTCCGGAAAGCGACCAGGTCACGGTCGGCATCGACGACTCGTTCACCGCGTACAACCAGAACACGCCGGACGCGAACACGTCGTACAACAGCTACGTGCTGATCACGACGCTCGCCACCCCGTTCGTGCTCGACGGTGACAACAAGGTCCTGCTGAACCAGGACGTGATGGAGTCGGTCACGGTCACCCAGAACCCGCAGGTGGTGACCTGGAAGGTCAAGCCGAACATCAAGTGGTCGGACGGCGCGACCTGGGGCTGCAAGGACTTCTACCTCGCTTGGCTGGCCCAGAGCGGCAAGCCGAAGGGCGCCGACGGCAAGAACGCGTTCGACCCCGCCTCCACCTCGGGCTACAGCCTGATCACGGACGCGACCTGCAAGGACGAGACCACCTTCGTGGCCACGTTCGAGAAGCCCTACCTCGACTACAAGGGTCTCTTCACGACCGCCTGGCTGATGCCAGCCCACATCGTCGAGAAGCAGACCGGTGTCGCCGACATCACCAAGGTCAAGCCGACCGACGCGGCCGACATCACCAAGGTCGCCGAGTTCTGGAACAAGGGCTGGGCCGCGGACTTCAAGCCGGAGATCTCGCCGGCCTCGGGTCCGTACAAGATCACCTCGGTCGACAAGTCCAAGGAAACCGTCACCCTGGAGAAGAACCCCTCCTGGGCCGGTGCCAAGGGTGGCCCCAAGAAGATCCTCGTGCGTGCGATCAAGGACCGCAACGCGATGGCCGCCGCGCTGCAGAACGGTGAGATCGACGTCGCGGCGTCGACCCAGCCGGACGCCACCGCCGCCAGCACCCTCAAGGGCCTCGCCTCGCAGGGTGTCGTCTACGGCTCGGCTTCGCAGCTTTCGTTCGAGCACCTCGACCTGAACTACAAGCGCATCTTCGCCGACGAGTCGGCGCGCAAGGCGTTCATGGCAGCCATCGACCGCAACGCGATCGTGGAGAAGCTCGTCAAGCCGGTCCAGGCCGACGCGAAGCCGCTGAACAGCCTGCAGTTCTACCCGAACGAGGCCGGCTACGTGGACCTGTACAGCGACAAGGCCGGGCTGGGCGCCGAGAAGGCCGCGCAGATCCTGACCTCGGCCGGTTGGGCCAAGGGCGCCGACGGCATCTTCGCCAAGGACGGCAAGCGCTTCTCGGTGACGATCACGCACAACACCAACGCCCGCCGCAGCCAGACCGTCGAGATCATCCAGAGCCAGGCCAAGGCCGCGGGTATCGAGGTCAAGGACGAGACCGACCCCGCGTTCCTCAAGGGCCGTGTCTCCGACGGTGGTTACGACGTCGCGCTGTTCGCGTGGTCCGCTGCCCCGTTCAAGGCCGAGGGTTCGACCATCTACATCACCGCCGACAAGGGCGGCGAGCAGAACTGGCAGGGCCTGAGCGACCCGAAGATCGACGAGGCGCTGCAGCGCGGTGTCTCGGCGACCGAGGAGTCCGCCGCGACCAAGGCGTACCAGGACGCCGACAAGGCGATCGCGGACCAGTACGCGTCGCTGCCACTGTTCGCGGTGCCGTCGATGTGGGCCTTCCGCGGCATCGACCGGGTGTGGATGCAGTCGTACTTCGGTGCGATGTGGAACGTCGGCGAATGGGCGAAGAACAAGTAG
- a CDS encoding ABC transporter substrate-binding protein codes for MSRAAGLGLVALMLSACSSTPPPPVVSSTANPSTVAQTKTPSQIVIGVDDVVGGYNPHNLADASTVTTALAQLLLPSVYRTKDDGTRTLDTNLMKSAQVISEAPFTVAYDIRPDASWSDGAPIAAEDFAFLRDAMRDEPGVIAPAGYRLIQDVLSREGGKRVEVTFTKPYPGWQTLFGDLLPAHLLKDAPGSWKGALAGSFPAYGGPFSIKGIDIARGEITLERNDRYWEKPAAVDRLVLRRADQQGLANALASGNDQFALTRADSTGVARLSSLGPTVQLTTLPRPFVADVLLRPVGALSDDKVRAGVAALLDRNKLISAGVAGGPDKQADAQVRAPSVPGYAATLQPGPPATPDAAHAEELLKSAGYAKEAGIWRKSGKALSVVVASPAKQELYGLIAKSLKDQLVAAGIEVNAVAPPPRELFALQLAMPVVNDQQQATPDAAGAVGVDIAVVPQPVDGDVATVLASTFGCRPGQADADKSKPAVPSNAAGLCDPSLQPTIDAALQGTKPIDDALSQIEPELWRKNVVIPLFQLADTLAIGAGISGVTPGPPMVGPFGSAVNWTRGTK; via the coding sequence ATGAGCAGGGCAGCGGGACTGGGCCTCGTTGCGCTGATGCTGAGCGCGTGCTCGTCGACGCCTCCGCCGCCGGTCGTCTCGTCCACCGCGAACCCGTCGACGGTCGCGCAGACGAAGACCCCGTCGCAGATCGTCATCGGCGTCGACGACGTCGTCGGCGGCTACAACCCGCACAACCTCGCGGACGCCTCCACGGTCACCACCGCGCTCGCGCAGCTGCTGCTGCCGTCGGTGTACCGCACCAAGGACGACGGCACGCGCACGCTCGACACGAACCTCATGAAGTCGGCCCAGGTCATCTCCGAAGCACCCTTCACGGTGGCCTACGACATCCGTCCGGACGCGTCCTGGTCCGACGGGGCTCCCATCGCCGCCGAGGACTTCGCGTTCCTCCGTGACGCGATGAGGGACGAACCCGGCGTGATCGCGCCCGCCGGGTACCGGCTCATCCAGGACGTCCTGTCACGCGAAGGTGGCAAGCGTGTCGAAGTCACCTTCACGAAGCCATACCCGGGCTGGCAGACGCTGTTCGGCGATCTGCTGCCCGCGCACCTGCTGAAGGACGCGCCGGGCAGCTGGAAGGGCGCGCTCGCGGGCAGTTTCCCCGCGTACGGCGGCCCGTTCTCCATCAAGGGCATCGACATCGCGCGCGGCGAGATCACCCTGGAGCGCAACGACCGCTACTGGGAGAAGCCCGCGGCCGTCGACCGGCTGGTGCTGCGCCGCGCCGACCAGCAGGGTCTCGCGAACGCGCTGGCGAGTGGCAACGATCAGTTCGCCCTCACCAGGGCGGACTCGACCGGGGTGGCCAGGCTCAGCTCGCTCGGACCCACCGTGCAGCTGACCACGCTGCCCAGGCCGTTCGTCGCCGACGTGCTGCTCCGGCCGGTCGGCGCGCTCTCCGACGACAAGGTCCGCGCCGGCGTCGCCGCGCTGCTGGACCGCAACAAGCTGATCTCCGCCGGCGTCGCGGGCGGTCCCGACAAGCAGGCCGACGCCCAGGTGCGCGCGCCTTCGGTGCCGGGCTACGCGGCCACGCTCCAGCCGGGCCCGCCCGCGACACCCGACGCCGCGCACGCCGAAGAACTGCTCAAATCCGCCGGATACGCCAAGGAAGCCGGGATCTGGCGCAAGTCGGGCAAAGCGCTTTCCGTCGTGGTCGCTTCGCCGGCCAAGCAGGAGCTGTACGGACTGATCGCCAAGAGCCTCAAGGATCAGCTCGTCGCGGCCGGTATCGAGGTCAACGCCGTCGCGCCGCCGCCGAGGGAGCTCTTCGCGCTGCAGCTGGCCATGCCGGTCGTGAACGACCAGCAGCAGGCCACGCCGGACGCGGCTGGCGCCGTGGGGGTGGACATCGCGGTCGTGCCGCAGCCGGTCGACGGTGACGTGGCGACCGTGCTCGCCTCCACTTTCGGGTGCAGGCCTGGTCAGGCCGACGCGGACAAGAGCAAACCGGCCGTGCCGTCGAACGCGGCCGGGCTGTGCGACCCGTCGCTTCAGCCGACGATCGACGCGGCGCTGCAGGGCACCAAGCCGATCGACGACGCGCTTTCGCAGATCGAACCCGAATTGTGGCGTAAGAATGTTGTGATCCCGTTGTTCCAGCTCGCGGACACGTTGGCTATCGGCGCTGGTATTTCGGGTGTTACGCCTGGTCCTCCGATGGTGGGTCCTTTCGGTTCCGCGGTGAACTGGACGCGCGGGACCAAGTAA
- the typA gene encoding translational GTPase TypA, with product MPAASAFAVETGKSTSGKTRPDLRNVAIVAHVDHGKTTLVDAMLRQSGAFAERAEVVDRVMDSGELEREKGITILAKNTSIHRETENGAVTINVIDTPGHADFGGEVERGLAMVDGVVLLVDASEGPLPQTRFVLRKTLEAGLPVILLVNKTDRPDARISEVVEETHDLLLDLASDIENADHDAILDLPVVYASARAGKASMEQPADGDIPDAENLDVLFDVILRHVPEPFADKEGPLRALVTNLDASNFLGRIALIRIFSGNLRKGQDVAWMREDGTTQKVRISELLVTEALTRVPATEASAGELVAIAGIPDITIGDTLADVENPEALPRITVDEPAISMTIGVNTSPLAGRSGGDKVTARLVKARLDQELIGNVSIKVLPTERPDTWEVQGRGELALAILVEQMRREGFELTVGKPQVVTRIVDGKVHEPFERLSIDAPEEHLGGITQLLAARKGRMEHMGGHGTGRIKLDYVLPARGLIGFRTDFLTETRGTGIANHVFEGYFPWAGEIRTRHSGSLVADRSGPITSYAMIQLADRGTFFVEPGAEVYEGMVVGENPRAEDLDINITKEKKLTNMRQSSADVMETLARPRKMGLEEALEFCSVDECVEVAPDVVRIRKVTLDVNQRAKERNRNKNR from the coding sequence GTGCCCGCAGCCAGCGCCTTCGCGGTCGAAACCGGCAAGTCGACGTCCGGTAAGACCCGGCCCGACCTGCGCAACGTCGCCATCGTCGCACACGTCGACCACGGCAAGACCACTCTGGTCGACGCCATGCTCCGCCAGTCCGGCGCCTTCGCCGAACGGGCCGAGGTCGTCGACCGCGTCATGGACTCCGGCGAGCTCGAGCGCGAAAAAGGCATCACCATCCTCGCGAAGAACACCTCGATCCACCGCGAGACCGAGAACGGCGCGGTGACGATCAACGTCATCGACACCCCCGGTCACGCCGACTTCGGCGGCGAGGTCGAGCGCGGTCTCGCCATGGTCGACGGGGTCGTCCTGCTCGTCGACGCAAGCGAGGGCCCGCTCCCGCAGACGCGCTTCGTGCTGCGCAAGACCCTCGAAGCCGGCCTGCCGGTCATCCTGCTGGTCAACAAGACCGACCGTCCGGACGCCCGGATCTCCGAGGTCGTCGAGGAGACCCACGACCTGCTGCTCGACCTGGCCAGCGACATCGAGAACGCCGACCACGACGCGATCCTCGACCTGCCGGTCGTCTACGCCTCCGCCCGCGCGGGCAAGGCGAGCATGGAGCAGCCCGCCGACGGGGACATCCCCGACGCCGAGAACCTCGACGTGCTCTTCGACGTCATCCTGCGCCACGTGCCCGAGCCCTTCGCCGACAAGGAAGGCCCGCTGCGCGCGCTGGTCACCAACCTCGACGCGTCCAACTTCCTCGGCCGCATCGCGCTGATCCGCATCTTCTCCGGCAACCTGCGCAAGGGCCAGGACGTCGCCTGGATGCGCGAGGACGGCACCACCCAGAAGGTCCGCATCTCCGAGCTGCTGGTCACCGAGGCGCTCACCCGCGTCCCGGCGACCGAGGCCAGCGCCGGTGAGCTCGTCGCGATCGCGGGCATCCCCGACATCACCATCGGTGACACCCTCGCCGACGTCGAGAACCCCGAGGCGCTGCCCCGGATCACCGTCGACGAGCCCGCCATCTCGATGACCATCGGCGTCAACACCTCGCCGCTGGCAGGCCGCTCCGGCGGCGACAAGGTCACCGCGCGCCTGGTGAAGGCCCGCCTCGACCAGGAGCTCATCGGTAACGTCAGCATCAAGGTGCTGCCGACCGAGCGTCCCGACACCTGGGAGGTCCAGGGCCGTGGCGAGCTGGCGCTGGCGATCCTCGTCGAGCAGATGCGCCGTGAGGGCTTCGAGCTGACCGTCGGCAAGCCGCAGGTGGTCACCCGCATCGTCGACGGCAAGGTCCACGAGCCGTTCGAGCGCCTGTCGATCGACGCGCCCGAGGAGCACCTCGGCGGCATCACGCAGCTGCTGGCGGCGCGCAAGGGCCGCATGGAGCACATGGGCGGGCACGGCACCGGCCGCATCAAGCTCGACTACGTGCTCCCGGCGCGTGGCCTGATCGGCTTCCGCACCGACTTCCTCACCGAGACCCGCGGCACCGGCATCGCGAACCACGTGTTCGAGGGCTACTTCCCGTGGGCCGGCGAGATCCGCACCCGCCACAGCGGCTCCTTGGTCGCCGACCGCTCGGGCCCGATCACCTCGTACGCGATGATCCAGCTCGCCGACCGCGGCACCTTCTTCGTCGAGCCGGGCGCCGAGGTCTACGAAGGCATGGTCGTGGGCGAGAACCCGCGCGCCGAGGACCTCGACATCAACATCACCAAGGAGAAGAAGCTGACGAACATGCGTCAGTCCTCCGCCGACGTGATGGAGACGCTGGCCAGGCCGCGCAAGATGGGCCTGGAAGAGGCGCTGGAGTTCTGCTCGGTCGACGAATGCGTCGAGGTCGCGCCGGACGTCGTCCGCATCCGCAAGGTCACGCTGGACGTCAACCAGCGCGCCAAGGAGCGCAACCGCAACAAGAATCGCTAA
- a CDS encoding YciI family protein, translated as MFVVLLNYTAPIEEVDYVLPDHVEWLAKQYEHGHFLASGRRNPRIGGVIITRPMLRGKLDALLATDPFSLQHLARYEVIEFSPTKTAPELRIINEALAS; from the coding sequence ATGTTCGTCGTATTGCTCAACTACACAGCGCCCATCGAAGAAGTCGACTACGTGCTCCCAGACCATGTCGAATGGCTGGCCAAACAGTATGAGCACGGCCATTTCCTCGCCTCCGGCAGGCGAAATCCCCGGATCGGCGGCGTGATCATCACCAGGCCGATGCTGCGGGGGAAGCTGGACGCTCTGCTGGCGACGGATCCGTTCTCGCTGCAGCACCTGGCGAGGTACGAAGTCATCGAGTTCTCACCGACGAAGACCGCACCGGAACTGCGGATCATCAACGAGGCACTGGCCAGCTAG
- the trpS gene encoding tryptophan--tRNA ligase — MTRLSGVTPSGHITLGNYLGAIQRWAAEGTEHDLYFISDLHAMTTSHNPGRLRSLATEGLAVLISSGISPERLFVQSDIARELGALTWILECTCSYGEAARMIQFKEKAKGQAGVRLSLLTYPTLMAADILLQGASEVPVGEDQRQHVELARTLARRFNTTYGEVFTMPSAVLPPAAARVRDLSDPTRKMSKSAQDTAGVVSVLDEPDLIGRKIRRAVTDGGSEVVYSPEDRPGLANLLEILAGCTGGAPDDLAAEHTTYGSLKNATAEAVIETLRPLREATNALLQDPAELDRVRKAGAARASERGDHRLTSALRLVGAG, encoded by the coding sequence ATGACCCGACTGTCCGGTGTCACCCCGTCCGGCCACATCACCCTGGGCAACTACCTGGGCGCCATCCAGCGCTGGGCCGCCGAGGGCACCGAGCACGACCTGTACTTCATCTCCGACCTGCACGCGATGACGACGAGTCACAATCCGGGCAGACTCCGATCACTGGCGACGGAGGGACTCGCGGTCCTCATCTCGTCGGGGATCTCGCCGGAGCGGCTGTTCGTGCAGTCCGACATCGCGCGCGAGCTGGGCGCGCTGACCTGGATCCTCGAATGCACCTGCAGCTACGGCGAGGCCGCGCGGATGATCCAGTTCAAGGAGAAGGCCAAGGGCCAGGCCGGTGTGCGGCTCAGCCTCCTGACCTATCCGACGCTGATGGCGGCGGACATCCTGCTCCAGGGCGCCTCGGAGGTCCCGGTCGGCGAGGACCAGCGCCAGCACGTCGAGCTCGCGCGGACGCTGGCGCGCCGGTTCAACACCACCTACGGCGAGGTCTTCACCATGCCGAGCGCGGTGCTGCCCCCGGCGGCGGCCCGCGTCCGCGACCTGAGCGACCCGACCCGCAAGATGTCGAAGTCAGCGCAGGACACGGCGGGCGTGGTGTCGGTGCTCGACGAGCCGGACCTCATCGGCCGCAAGATCCGCCGCGCGGTCACCGACGGCGGCTCCGAGGTCGTCTACTCCCCCGAAGACCGCCCCGGCCTGGCGAACCTGCTGGAGATACTGGCCGGCTGCACCGGCGGCGCACCCGACGACCTCGCGGCCGAGCACACCACCTACGGCTCGCTCAAGAACGCCACGGCCGAGGCGGTCATCGAAACCCTGCGCCCGCTGCGCGAGGCGACGAACGCGCTCCTGCAGGACCCGGCCGAGCTCGACCGGGTCCGCAAAGCGGGCGCGGCCAGGGCCTCGGAACGCGGCGACCACCGCCTGACCAGCGCACTGCGCCTGGTCGGCGCCGGCTGA
- a CDS encoding (deoxy)nucleoside triphosphate pyrophosphohydrolase → MIVGAALIRDGALLAQQRAWPADHAGQWELPGGRVEPGETEGVALYRECQEELDVDIIVGGRVGPDIPLPGGKTLRIYAASLLSGEPRAVEHKALRWLTPDDLADVDWLPADRELLPDLRLLLTRPS, encoded by the coding sequence GTGATCGTCGGCGCGGCCCTGATCCGCGATGGTGCCCTGCTGGCCCAGCAACGGGCCTGGCCCGCCGACCACGCGGGCCAGTGGGAACTCCCGGGCGGCCGCGTCGAGCCCGGCGAGACCGAAGGCGTCGCCCTGTACCGCGAATGCCAGGAAGAACTCGACGTCGACATCATCGTCGGCGGCCGCGTCGGCCCCGACATCCCCTTGCCGGGCGGCAAAACCCTGCGCATCTACGCGGCCTCGCTGCTGAGCGGCGAACCCCGCGCGGTCGAGCACAAGGCCCTGCGCTGGCTCACCCCCGACGACCTGGCCGACGTCGACTGGCTCCCGGCCGACCGCGAACTCCTCCCCGACCTGCGCCTCCTCCTCACCCGGCCCAGCTAA
- a CDS encoding sensor histidine kinase, with the protein MAAAITFACLLALSLLAGKGLGPLLTESVDNELAAAVASASTAVSAGQRPQAPPGVTVRVLDIAGDPVDGQSAPGLSARIVHDLKAGERVETDGARWRGAVVSGPDGSQRLVAAYAGRVGFASAVRSGSFWLLMTALLGALVATLTTWLVVRSALRPVARMGRTLHALPSGERLPLPEAHDELRALAAEFNALLSRQEEANDRLRRFTGDAAHELRSPVASIRVQAEVAVANPDPELSQETLADILTEAERLSALLDGLLSLARSDAGELPPAEPVELVSEARAALERLPAGSPDVRLSGVTGQVWAWATHAEVELVLSNLLRNACRYAESQIVVSVLARPSMVRLVVDDDGPGIPPEHRERVFDRFYRVSGDRARASGGTGLGLAMVAEAVRRRGGQVKAGESPEGGARFQVTWRAGR; encoded by the coding sequence ATGGCCGCGGCCATCACGTTCGCCTGCCTGCTGGCGCTGTCACTGCTCGCGGGCAAGGGACTCGGCCCGCTGCTGACGGAATCGGTCGACAACGAGCTGGCGGCCGCGGTCGCTTCGGCGTCGACCGCGGTGAGCGCCGGGCAGCGCCCGCAGGCGCCGCCCGGGGTGACCGTGCGCGTGCTCGACATCGCGGGCGACCCGGTCGACGGCCAGTCGGCGCCGGGCCTGTCCGCGCGGATCGTGCACGACCTGAAGGCGGGCGAGCGCGTCGAGACCGACGGCGCCCGCTGGCGTGGCGCCGTGGTGAGCGGGCCGGACGGTTCGCAGCGGCTGGTGGCCGCCTACGCGGGCCGGGTCGGGTTCGCCTCCGCCGTGCGCAGCGGCTCGTTCTGGCTGCTCATGACGGCTTTGCTGGGCGCGCTCGTGGCGACGCTGACCACCTGGCTGGTGGTCAGGTCGGCCCTGCGCCCGGTCGCCAGGATGGGCCGCACACTGCACGCCCTGCCGTCGGGCGAGCGGCTGCCGTTGCCCGAGGCGCACGACGAGCTGCGCGCGCTGGCCGCCGAGTTCAACGCGCTGCTGTCCCGTCAGGAAGAGGCCAACGACCGGCTGCGGCGGTTCACCGGCGACGCCGCGCACGAGCTGCGCTCGCCGGTCGCGTCGATCCGGGTGCAGGCCGAGGTCGCCGTGGCCAACCCGGACCCCGAGCTTTCGCAGGAGACGCTGGCGGACATCCTCACCGAGGCCGAACGGCTGTCCGCGCTGCTCGACGGCCTGCTCTCGCTGGCCAGGTCCGACGCGGGCGAACTGCCGCCCGCCGAGCCGGTCGAGCTGGTCTCCGAAGCCCGCGCGGCGCTGGAGCGTCTCCCCGCAGGCTCGCCGGACGTGCGCCTGAGCGGCGTGACCGGCCAGGTGTGGGCCTGGGCGACGCACGCCGAGGTCGAGCTGGTGCTCAGCAACCTGCTGCGCAACGCGTGCCGCTACGCCGAAAGCCAGATCGTGGTCTCGGTGCTGGCCAGGCCGTCGATGGTCCGCCTGGTCGTCGACGACGACGGCCCCGGCATCCCGCCCGAGCACCGCGAACGCGTCTTCGACCGCTTCTACCGGGTCTCCGGCGACCGGGCGCGCGCGTCCGGCGGCACCGGTCTCGGGCTCGCCATGGTCGCCGAGGCCGTGCGCCGCCGCGGTGGTCAGGTCAAAGCAGGCGAGTCACCCGAAGGCGGCGCCCGCTTCCAGGTGACCTGGCGCGCCGGTCGTTAG
- a CDS encoding response regulator transcription factor: MLRNVKPRVLVVDDELGVRKALQRGLRAEGMDVVTAADGPSGLRLAQTGSFDVLLLDIMLPGLSGYRILQHLRGGGVRTPVLLVSAKDGEIDQADGLDLGADGYVVKPFSFVVLVAQIRAVLRRASTDGARGPLRIGALVVDRATREVRWNDEPVALSPREFALLEVLVGRAGTVVTKDELLRAVWGDEQAATRNVVEVYVGYVRRKLDAVGAGSLLRTVRGHGYLASDAQLDEVLSPG; this comes from the coding sequence ATGCTGAGAAACGTGAAACCTCGGGTGCTGGTCGTCGACGACGAGTTGGGCGTGCGCAAGGCGCTGCAGCGCGGGCTGCGCGCGGAGGGCATGGACGTGGTCACCGCCGCGGACGGGCCGAGCGGGCTGCGGCTCGCCCAGACCGGCTCGTTCGACGTGCTGCTGCTCGACATCATGCTGCCCGGCCTGTCCGGGTACCGGATCCTGCAGCACCTGCGCGGCGGCGGGGTGCGCACGCCGGTGCTGCTGGTGTCGGCGAAGGACGGCGAGATCGACCAGGCCGACGGGCTCGACCTCGGCGCGGACGGGTACGTGGTGAAGCCGTTCTCGTTCGTCGTGCTGGTCGCGCAGATCCGCGCGGTGCTGCGCCGCGCGAGCACCGACGGCGCGCGCGGGCCGCTGCGCATCGGCGCGCTGGTCGTCGACAGGGCCACCCGCGAGGTGCGGTGGAACGACGAGCCGGTCGCGCTGAGCCCGCGTGAGTTCGCGCTGCTGGAGGTGCTCGTCGGGCGCGCCGGGACCGTGGTGACCAAGGACGAGCTGCTGCGCGCGGTCTGGGGCGACGAGCAGGCGGCGACGCGCAACGTCGTCGAGGTCTACGTCGGGTACGTGCGGCGCAAGCTCGACGCGGTCGGCGCCGGTTCCCTGCTGCGCACTGTCAGGGGTCACGGTTATCTTGCTTCCGATGCGCAATTGGACGAAGTGCTGAGCCCGGGTTGA